Proteins encoded within one genomic window of Streptomyces sp. NBC_01314:
- a CDS encoding PP2C family protein-serine/threonine phosphatase has product MAGSRPKRAVEAVDAFEAIEPPRNAELVLGVLTVTALVEALGVLSGSEVWLLGLLVFLPGTASALCTVRQTAFVAAWTTLVVFATAVVRNVDADRWLDRLLLVLLTLALGVASVYACHRRISREHEMFRLRSTAAAMQRHILHPLPLLTDDVLVNGIYEPLQGDRLVGGDIYDVVASPWGTRVLIGDVQGKGLAAVGAAFAVIGAFREAAHREPTLTALVDALDAAVVRHNSYAENTGDDERFVTALVLGIDAVGEEVQAVNCGHIPPHVMHEGTVTTAELDSGVPLGLAELAFEPTTVGWFPFPDGATLLLSTDGLTETRAADGTFYPVDDRLAKHIDLSPTDLPRALYEDARAYAGSGGRHDDVAVLTVRRSPRH; this is encoded by the coding sequence TGACGGCCCTGGTGGAGGCGCTCGGTGTGCTGTCCGGGTCCGAGGTGTGGCTCCTCGGGCTGCTGGTGTTCCTGCCGGGGACGGCGTCGGCGCTGTGCACCGTCCGGCAGACGGCGTTCGTCGCCGCGTGGACCACGCTCGTCGTCTTCGCCACGGCGGTGGTGCGCAACGTCGACGCGGACCGGTGGCTCGACCGGCTCCTGCTGGTCCTGCTCACCCTCGCCCTGGGCGTGGCCTCGGTGTACGCCTGTCACCGGCGGATCAGCCGCGAGCACGAGATGTTCAGGCTGCGCTCCACGGCCGCGGCCATGCAGCGGCACATCCTGCACCCGCTGCCCCTGCTCACCGACGACGTCCTGGTCAACGGGATCTACGAGCCCCTTCAGGGGGACCGGCTCGTCGGAGGCGACATCTACGACGTCGTCGCCTCGCCCTGGGGGACCCGGGTGCTGATCGGTGACGTCCAGGGCAAGGGACTGGCCGCCGTGGGCGCCGCGTTCGCCGTCATCGGCGCCTTCCGCGAAGCGGCACATCGCGAGCCCACGCTCACCGCGCTCGTCGACGCCCTGGACGCGGCCGTCGTCCGGCACAACTCCTACGCCGAGAACACCGGCGACGACGAGCGATTCGTCACCGCCCTCGTCCTCGGCATCGACGCGGTCGGCGAGGAGGTGCAGGCCGTCAACTGCGGGCACATCCCGCCCCATGTGATGCACGAGGGCACGGTCACCACGGCCGAGCTGGACTCCGGTGTCCCGCTCGGTCTCGCCGAGCTGGCGTTCGAACCCACGACCGTGGGCTGGTTCCCGTTCCCGGACGGCGCGACGCTGCTGTTGAGCACCGACGGCCTCACCGAGACCCGCGCCGCCGACGGCACGTTCTACCCGGTCGACGACCGCCTCGCCAAGCACATCGACCTCTCCCCCACCGACCTGCCCCGGGCCCTGTACGAGGACGCCCGCGCGTACGCGGGCAGCGGCGGCCGGCACGACGACGTGGCTGTTCTGACGGTCCGCCGGTCACCACGTCACTGA